One Nitrospinota bacterium DNA segment encodes these proteins:
- a CDS encoding winged helix-turn-helix transcriptional regulator: MTKERGAMEGRLRAFFEGLADFHRMKMIDLLLEREMNVTAICAHFAMKQPSVSHHLSVLKKGGIVKTRRQGKEILYSVNRKYI, from the coding sequence GCGATGGAAGGGCGGTTGCGCGCCTTCTTTGAGGGGCTGGCGGATTTCCACCGGATGAAGATGATCGACCTCCTGCTGGAACGGGAGATGAACGTGACCGCGATCTGCGCCCACTTTGCGATGAAACAGCCCTCCGTGAGCCATCACCTGTCCGTGCTCAAAAAGGGGGGGATCGTGAAAACCCGCCGGCAGGGGAAAGAAATCCTCTACTCGGTCAACCGGAAGTACATA